Proteins encoded by one window of Channa argus isolate prfri chromosome 13, Channa argus male v1.0, whole genome shotgun sequence:
- the kcna10a gene encoding potassium voltage-gated channel subfamily A member 10 produces the protein MEVALVDLESLDDLDGSLEDEVDIYADETTALTVDIPQEYSSPGSIYLQIPQLSASPSHHSPVPSCVWESTSSSPISHTQTLRVPQSQTPCRAGPSSCASMISNWKLLLNSEGTKESETIFSRLAKECCEDLFVDKRGLDDGDQKVIINIAGLRFETQLKTLDQFPETLLGDPLKRMDYFDPMRNEYFFDRNRPSFDGILYYYQSGGKIRRPANVPIDVFADEIMFYELGNEAMEQFREDEGFIKDVEIPLPNNDVCRQFWLLFEYPESSNAARGVALVSVFVIVISIIIFCMETLPEFRDDTDSIVPTVVQPFNQSNGQSSVAQPGVKPTTFSDPFFIVETACIAWFFFELCVRFLVCPSKKEFFHNLMNIIDIISIIPYFVTVITELVTTPEESSGQNMSLAILRIIRLVRVFRIFKLSRHSKGLQILGQTLKASMRELGLLIFFLFIGVILFSSAIYFAEVDEPNTQFVSIPDGFWWAVVTMTTVGYGDMCPITVGGKMVGTLCAIAGVLTIALPVPVIVSNFNYFYHREAEAEDKLPLADAVAEAMKTETGIKLVSNTSLNKTNGIWQSDKQK, from the coding sequence ATGGAGGTGGCCCTGGTAGACTTGGAGAGCCTGGATGATCTTGATGGCAGTCTTGAGGATGAGGTGGACATCTATGCTGATGAGACCACAGCTCTCACAGTGGACATTCCCCAAGAGTACAGCAGCCCAGGCAGCATCTACCTTCAAATTCCTCAACTTTCCGCTTCACCCTCCCATCACAGTCCTGTGCCCTCCTGCGTTTGGGAATCCACCTCATCTTCACCCATTTCACACACGCAGACACTAAGAGTACCCCAATCCCAGACTCCATGTAGAGCGGGTCCTAGTAGCTGTGCCAGCATGATATCCAACTGGAAATTGCTTCTAAACAGTGAAGGCACTAAAGAGAGTGAGACGATCTTCAGCCGACTCGCTAAGGAGTGCTGTGAAGATCTGTTTGTGGATAAACGAGGGCTCGATGACGGTGACCAAAAAGTCATCATCAACATTGCTGGCCTTCGTTTTGAGACACAGCTCAAAACTTTGGACCAGTTTCCCGAGACACTGCTAGGAGACCCTTTGAAAAGGATGGACTACTTTGATCCAATGAGGAATGAGTACTTTTTCGATCGGAACCGGCCAAGTTTTGATGGAATACTGTATTATTACCAGTCAGGGGGTAAGATCAGACGGCCAGCTAATGTTCCCATTGATGTATTTGCAGATGAAATTATGTTCTATGAGCTTGGAAATGAGGCAATGGAGCAGTTCAGAGAAGATGAGGGATTCATAAAGGATGTTGAAATCCCTCTTCCCAATAATGATGTATGTAGGCAGTTCTGGCTTCTGTTTGAGTATCCAGAGAGCTCCAATGCAGCTCGAGGTGTTGcacttgtgtctgtttttgttatagTAATTTCCATCATTATCTTCTGCATGGAAACTCTTCCAGAGTTCAGAGATGACACTGACTCAATTGTGCCAACAGTGGTGCAGCCTTTTAACCAATCAAATGGTCAGTCCTCTGTGGCTCAACCTGGTGTCAAGCCTACAACTTTCTCTGATCCCTTTTTCATAGTTGAGACTGCCTGCATAGCTTGGTTCTTCTTTGAGCTGTGTGTACGATTTTTGGTCTGTCCTAGCAAAAAGGAATTTTTCCACAACCTCATGAACATTATTGACATTATATCTATTATCCCTTATTTTGTTACTGTGATCACAGAACTGGTCACAACACCAGAGGAGAGCTCAGGACAGAACATGTCTTTAGCCATTCTGCGAATTATCCGCCTGGTCAGAGTGTTTCGTATATTCAAACTCTCACGCCACTCAAAGGGGTTGCAAATCCTGGGACAGACACTGAAGGCCAGTATGCGAGAGCTCGGCTtgctcatcttcttcctcttcatagGAGTCATCCTCTTCTCCAGTGCAATCTACTTTGCTGAGGTCGATGAGCCTAACACACAGTTTGTCAGCATACCTGATGGCTTCTGGTGGGCTGTGGTTACTATGACAACTGTAGGCTACGGGGACATGTGTCCTATTACTGTGGGGGGTAAAATGGTGGGGACCTTGTGTGCTATTGCAGGGGTGTTGACCATTGCTCTGCCCGTTCCCGTCATTGTTTCCAACTTCAACTACTTCTATCACAGAGAGGCAGAAGCCGAGGACAAGTTGCCCTTGGCAGATGCTGTGGCAGAAGCCATGAAAACAGAGACAGGTATCAAACTGGTTAGTAACACCTCACTCAATAAAACCAATGGGATCTGGCAGAGTGACAAACAGAAATAA